The proteins below come from a single Eubacterium limosum genomic window:
- a CDS encoding Glu/Leu/Phe/Val family dehydrogenase — translation MNNQKSEYNPYDNFLEVVDTAAGKLGLDKNEYITITYPERELQVAVPVHMDDGSIRVFKGYRVQHSSGRGPSKGGIRFHPNVNIDEVKALAAWMTFKCAVVNIPYGGAKGGVEVDPSELSRGEMERLTRRYTAAILPLIGPERDIPAPDVNTNAEVMGWIMDTYSMFKGYSVPGVVTGKPIDIGGSLGRNEATGRGVSIVAMEAFKYLGIDSPSLRIAVQGMGNVGGTTARLLSEAGYKIVGVSDVSGGYYKADGLDISDLEAYIANSSTHSLEGYSAEGVEKIDNDGLLCCDCDVLIPCALENQITADNADRIQAKLIVEGANGPTSVEADEILTKRNIAVIPDILANAGGVVVSYFEWVQNTQNLTWDEDNVNSTLRKIMVDSFGEVQNIHDTDAVTFRVAAYILGLKRLSMATRIRGIFP, via the coding sequence TTGAACAATCAAAAATCAGAATACAATCCTTATGATAACTTTTTGGAAGTTGTAGACACAGCCGCAGGTAAGCTGGGTTTAGACAAAAATGAATACATCACAATCACTTATCCTGAAAGAGAACTGCAGGTAGCGGTTCCCGTACATATGGACGATGGCTCCATACGTGTGTTCAAGGGCTACCGTGTGCAGCATTCCAGCGGCCGCGGCCCAAGCAAGGGCGGTATCCGCTTTCATCCCAATGTCAATATCGACGAGGTAAAGGCCCTGGCGGCGTGGATGACCTTTAAATGCGCGGTTGTCAACATTCCATACGGCGGCGCCAAGGGTGGGGTTGAAGTCGATCCTTCGGAATTATCCAGAGGAGAAATGGAACGCCTGACAAGACGCTATACCGCGGCAATTTTACCCCTTATCGGGCCAGAACGCGATATTCCCGCACCGGATGTGAACACAAACGCGGAGGTAATGGGCTGGATCATGGATACCTACAGTATGTTCAAAGGTTATTCTGTTCCTGGCGTGGTCACAGGAAAGCCCATTGATATCGGCGGGTCCCTTGGAAGAAATGAAGCAACCGGCCGTGGCGTCAGCATTGTGGCCATGGAAGCCTTTAAATACCTGGGCATCGACTCGCCGTCTCTGCGCATTGCCGTACAGGGTATGGGGAATGTTGGCGGCACCACTGCGCGCCTGCTGTCCGAAGCCGGCTATAAGATCGTTGGTGTCAGCGATGTCTCCGGCGGATACTATAAGGCAGACGGACTGGATATCAGTGACCTGGAAGCCTATATCGCAAACAGCAGCACCCACTCTCTGGAAGGGTACAGCGCTGAGGGCGTCGAAAAAATTGATAACGACGGCCTGTTGTGCTGCGACTGTGATGTGCTGATTCCCTGCGCGCTTGAAAACCAGATTACCGCGGATAACGCAGACCGTATTCAGGCAAAATTAATCGTTGAGGGCGCTAACGGCCCGACAAGCGTGGAAGCCGATGAAATTCTTACAAAGAGAAATATAGCCGTTATCCCAGACATTCTCGCAAATGCCGGCGGCGTTGTTGTATCTTATTTTGAGTGGGTTCAGAACACCCAGAATCTGACCTGGGATGAAGACAATGTCAACAGTACGCTGCGTAAAATTATGGTTGACAGCTTTGGTGAGGTTCAGAATATCCACGATACCGACGCAGTAACATTCCGTGTCGCCGCCTACATTCTTGGGCTTAAACGCCTGAGCATGGCGACAAGAATCCGCGGTATCTTCCCATGA
- a CDS encoding cobalamin-dependent protein (Presence of a B(12) (cobalamin)-binding domain implies dependence on cobalamin itself, in one of its several forms, or in some unusual lineages, dependence on a cobalamin-like analog.) gives MEIKMKKRFEYKNLPDMKSILDEVDKVAANTVIGKTLFMEEKGVASEAEYKRKMAEEGHIMKHSHIGWNSWDATAKGVEEVYNTLQKRGSYVDRFGFCLDWVMGVPEKYRDKLPVGTGLTFKNPDEWQKLGQIVPVQPHLGDHMIASCNSFENTRYALAAGVTTIGNVSHYYTYEYPGVDIEEQRVIDMLKAIVLMGKFKDQGTIIHSNVDDGFGSQFHDLANLVGWCIMERYIVEELLGGRMCHCFGNLFSDPVLRMTFNQAMWEINTYKTPGSMIYGNTIDFGFDYDRNFGALSSFVMADSMGQSKCPTGHAVTPIPVTEAARVPSIEEIVQAHMTVDMMIEKGRYYSPYINWTEINAEKNLLVACGRIFFERIMNGLDDLDVDITHAGEILGALKSIGSEQLEEVFGVGKADKLAMRGRVPVRPTNIVMTINERQREISDQIQNLEGALQDVNVIIGSTDGHEFGKEIVKSILIQAGANVFDLGKSVPVQDILDTMIESESRFIVISSFNGIALSFAREMLEGLEKSGMDAHLIMGGLLNENKDGSDLAVDVSDDLRALGVSCDNNAEGLVDTIRAFL, from the coding sequence ATGGAAATTAAAATGAAAAAACGATTTGAGTATAAGAATTTGCCGGATATGAAGAGTATTTTGGACGAAGTGGATAAAGTGGCCGCGAATACCGTTATTGGAAAAACTTTGTTCATGGAAGAAAAGGGAGTGGCGTCTGAAGCCGAATATAAGCGTAAGATGGCAGAAGAAGGCCATATCATGAAGCACAGCCATATTGGCTGGAATTCATGGGACGCCACCGCAAAAGGCGTGGAAGAAGTTTATAATACCCTTCAGAAGCGGGGCAGCTATGTCGATCGTTTTGGATTTTGCCTGGACTGGGTTATGGGCGTACCAGAAAAATACCGTGATAAGCTGCCTGTAGGAACAGGGCTGACGTTTAAAAACCCTGATGAATGGCAGAAGCTTGGGCAGATTGTCCCTGTTCAGCCGCATCTGGGCGACCATATGATCGCCTCATGTAATTCCTTTGAAAATACACGCTACGCGCTGGCAGCCGGTGTAACAACAATTGGAAACGTTTCGCACTACTATACCTATGAATATCCTGGGGTAGATATTGAGGAGCAGCGCGTTATTGATATGCTTAAGGCCATTGTTTTAATGGGAAAATTTAAAGACCAGGGAACCATTATCCATTCAAATGTTGACGATGGATTCGGCTCTCAGTTCCATGACCTGGCCAACCTTGTGGGCTGGTGTATCATGGAAAGATATATCGTAGAGGAATTGCTGGGCGGCCGAATGTGCCACTGCTTCGGCAATCTTTTCAGCGACCCTGTTTTGCGTATGACCTTTAATCAGGCGATGTGGGAAATCAACACCTACAAGACCCCCGGATCCATGATCTATGGCAACACCATTGACTTCGGCTTTGACTATGACCGCAACTTCGGCGCTTTGTCCTCCTTTGTCATGGCAGACAGCATGGGACAGTCGAAGTGTCCGACCGGCCACGCAGTAACGCCAATTCCTGTGACAGAGGCGGCTCGTGTTCCGTCGATCGAGGAGATTGTGCAGGCGCATATGACGGTGGACATGATGATTGAAAAAGGACGCTATTACTCGCCGTATATCAACTGGACAGAGATAAACGCCGAGAAGAACCTGCTGGTGGCGTGCGGCAGAATCTTTTTTGAGCGGATTATGAATGGACTTGATGATTTAGATGTGGATATTACCCATGCAGGAGAAATATTGGGCGCGTTAAAATCCATTGGTTCAGAACAGCTTGAAGAAGTTTTTGGCGTTGGAAAAGCAGATAAGCTGGCAATGCGCGGTCGTGTGCCGGTGCGTCCGACCAACATCGTCATGACCATCAATGAACGCCAGCGTGAGATCAGCGACCAGATCCAGAATCTTGAAGGCGCTCTCCAGGATGTTAACGTGATTATCGGTTCAACCGACGGCCATGAGTTCGGAAAAGAAATTGTGAAAAGTATTCTTATTCAGGCCGGTGCGAATGTATTTGACCTAGGGAAAAGCGTCCCGGTACAGGATATCCTGGATACGATGATTGAAAGTGAAAGCCGTTTTATCGTGATAAGCAGTTTTAACGGCATTGCGCTCAGCTTTGCCCGGGAAATGCTGGAAGGCCTTGAAAAGAGCGGCATGGACGCGCACCTGATCATGGGCGGGCTTCTCAACGAAAATAAAGATGGCAGCGATCTGGCTGTGGACGTCAGCGATGATCTGCGCGCTCTCGGCGTGTCCTGCGATAATAACGCTGAGGGACTGGTCGATACGATTCGGGCTTTTCTGTAA
- a CDS encoding transketolase C-terminal domain-containing protein: MSEKLFVSGDEAVALAVRQAKPHVIAAYPITPQTIVVERLADYVEDGSLDCQYMYVESEHSAMSAVIGSAAMGARSFTATSSQGLLYMVEGLHYASGSRFPIVMMNANRSLAAPWNIYGDQRDSLSQLESGWIQLYVENVQEAFDTTIQAFKIAEDPEVMTPVMVNLDGFVLTHTYEPLEMTDQAAVDAYIPYQDYINKLNLEDPVSTCITAGPTYNTEFRYQQQIAMLKAEQVIDESDEEFGRLFGRTYGGMVEAYQCEDAEAILVTIGSVTGTARVVVDACRAEGKKVGLLKLRCVRPFPTEKVAEIVKNAKAVGVMERDISFGFEGAVYSDFNSALKQQGVDVPTYNYVGGLGGRSISKEDISSIFDALLAGNTEKPVEFINVRRDIDYGA; this comes from the coding sequence ATGTGATTGCCGCTTACCCCATCACACCTCAGACAATTGTAGTAGAACGTCTGGCGGATTATGTAGAGGATGGCAGTCTTGACTGCCAGTACATGTATGTGGAATCTGAACACAGCGCCATGTCGGCTGTTATCGGCTCCGCAGCCATGGGCGCCCGCTCCTTTACCGCAACATCGAGCCAGGGGCTTTTATACATGGTTGAAGGCCTGCACTATGCCAGCGGTTCCCGTTTCCCAATTGTTATGATGAACGCAAACCGTTCACTGGCAGCGCCCTGGAATATTTACGGTGATCAGAGAGACTCTTTATCTCAGCTGGAATCAGGCTGGATTCAACTGTATGTTGAAAACGTTCAAGAAGCCTTTGATACCACCATTCAGGCTTTCAAAATCGCCGAGGATCCTGAGGTCATGACGCCGGTCATGGTCAACCTGGATGGTTTTGTTTTAACCCATACCTATGAGCCTCTTGAGATGACCGATCAGGCGGCAGTAGACGCGTATATCCCGTATCAGGACTACATTAACAAGCTTAATCTGGAGGACCCGGTGAGCACCTGTATTACTGCGGGACCGACCTATAATACAGAGTTCCGTTATCAGCAGCAGATCGCAATGCTGAAGGCTGAGCAGGTGATTGACGAAAGTGACGAGGAATTCGGAAGACTTTTCGGGCGCACCTACGGTGGTATGGTAGAAGCGTACCAGTGTGAGGATGCGGAAGCAATCCTGGTGACAATCGGCAGTGTGACGGGAACAGCCCGTGTCGTTGTGGATGCCTGCCGCGCAGAAGGTAAGAAGGTTGGCCTGCTGAAGCTCCGCTGTGTACGGCCGTTCCCAACGGAAAAGGTCGCAGAGATCGTTAAAAACGCTAAAGCGGTCGGTGTCATGGAACGTGATATCAGCTTTGGATTTGAAGGCGCAGTTTACTCTGATTTTAACTCTGCCCTCAAGCAGCAGGGTGTGGATGTACCGACCTATAATTATGTTGGCGGCTTAGGCGGCCGCAGCATCTCAAAGGAAGACATCAGCAGTATCTTTGACGCACTGCTGGCAGGCAACACTGAAAAGCCTGTTGAATTTATTAATGTAAGGAGGGACATTGATTATGGCGCTTAA
- a CDS encoding IclR family transcriptional regulator — MAKGKPAEKETSFSKSILKTLSILEQYSKADELGIKELSESTGIPASTVQRIVNTLVMKQYLVQNPHTLKYQLGIAFFNISSRYSNSRDWVEVAKAHMEEQVEKTQETVNLAILQGKSVIYLTKVDSPHILRPNFTVGTAYPALNTALGRCLLAYQPWDKVERMIRLQPNFNKDINEFHEMLEEVERNGYATEDEEFQPGLFCIAAPVWDANDRVVAAISTSIPKIRLDESNKENIIGMMQSTASQISLDLKKRFTYIDVDKLSSTIR, encoded by the coding sequence ATGGCAAAAGGGAAACCCGCAGAAAAGGAAACCTCATTTTCAAAATCGATCCTGAAAACCCTGAGCATTTTGGAACAATATTCCAAAGCGGATGAACTTGGAATCAAAGAGCTCAGCGAGAGTACGGGAATCCCTGCCAGCACCGTGCAGCGAATCGTAAACACCCTTGTTATGAAGCAGTATCTGGTGCAAAATCCGCATACTTTAAAATATCAGCTGGGCATTGCGTTTTTTAATATCAGCAGCCGTTATTCCAACAGCCGTGACTGGGTAGAGGTAGCCAAAGCGCATATGGAAGAACAGGTCGAAAAAACGCAGGAAACCGTCAATTTGGCTATTTTGCAGGGAAAGAGTGTCATTTATCTGACCAAGGTAGACTCCCCGCATATCCTGCGCCCTAATTTTACAGTAGGGACAGCCTATCCTGCGCTGAATACCGCCCTTGGCAGATGCCTGCTGGCATATCAGCCGTGGGATAAAGTCGAGAGAATGATCAGGCTGCAGCCGAATTTTAATAAAGATATCAACGAATTTCATGAAATGCTGGAGGAAGTTGAGCGGAATGGCTATGCGACAGAGGATGAGGAGTTTCAACCTGGCCTTTTTTGCATCGCTGCCCCGGTATGGGACGCGAATGACCGCGTTGTCGCGGCAATCAGCACGAGTATCCCAAAAATAAGACTGGATGAAAGCAATAAAGAGAATATTATAGGTATGATGCAGTCTACAGCATCTCAGATTTCACTGGATTTGAAAAAGAGATTTACATATATTGATGTAGATAAGCTATCCTCAACAATCCGTTAA
- a CDS encoding 4-hydroxyphenylacetate 3-hydroxylase family protein: MKTARDYIDSLRGRDIKVYIKGELIDSDKVIDHPFIKGHVNAASMTYALAGSLQYEDLMTTTSHLTGKKINRFTHIHQSVSDLVKKVKMLRMISQKTGTCYQRCVGFDAMNATYSVTYDMDKAMGTEYHEHFKKFLLYVQENDLMIAGAMTDPKGDRSLRPSQQADPDLFVHVVDKNEDGIVIRGAKAHMTGMVNSHEMLIMPTMGMKEDDADYAVCCALPVDAPGVIHIFGRQTNDDRKMEGEIDQGNAKFGIVGGECLTVLNDVFVPWERVFMCGETPYSGLLVERFACYHRQNYGGCKGGVSDVVVGAAALMADYSGYGKAGHVKEKINEMIHLTETLYACSLACSCEGKPTESGAYFVDPLLANVGKHNVTQLIYDIDRLAQDIGGGIIATMPSESDLRNPEIGKYVDKYLKGVADVPTEDRMRIGRLIENMTGGTALVESMHGAGSPQAQKVMYSKLSNLEQKKEFAAHLAGIHSDKSEEE; encoded by the coding sequence ATGAAAACAGCACGCGATTATATTGACAGCCTGCGCGGCCGGGATATCAAAGTTTATATAAAGGGAGAGCTGATCGACAGCGATAAGGTCATCGACCATCCCTTTATTAAAGGCCATGTCAATGCAGCTTCCATGACCTACGCTCTGGCAGGCAGCCTGCAATATGAAGATTTAATGACCACCACCTCCCATTTAACAGGGAAGAAAATTAACCGGTTTACACATATCCATCAAAGCGTCAGCGATCTGGTGAAAAAAGTCAAGATGCTTCGTATGATCTCTCAGAAAACAGGTACCTGCTATCAGCGCTGTGTGGGCTTTGACGCCATGAACGCGACCTATTCCGTTACCTATGATATGGATAAGGCGATGGGGACAGAATACCACGAACACTTTAAAAAGTTTCTTCTGTATGTACAGGAAAACGATCTGATGATTGCCGGCGCCATGACAGATCCGAAGGGTGACCGCAGCCTGCGCCCAAGCCAGCAGGCAGATCCGGATTTGTTTGTCCATGTCGTGGATAAAAATGAAGACGGCATTGTTATCCGCGGGGCGAAAGCGCATATGACAGGGATGGTCAATTCCCATGAAATGCTGATAATGCCCACCATGGGAATGAAGGAAGATGACGCAGACTATGCTGTCTGCTGCGCACTGCCGGTGGACGCTCCGGGAGTAATCCATATCTTTGGCCGTCAGACAAATGATGACCGTAAAATGGAAGGTGAGATTGACCAGGGCAACGCAAAATTCGGTATTGTCGGCGGCGAATGCCTGACGGTTCTCAATGATGTTTTTGTCCCGTGGGAGCGTGTGTTCATGTGCGGCGAAACACCCTATTCTGGGCTTTTGGTCGAACGTTTTGCCTGCTACCACAGACAGAATTACGGCGGCTGTAAGGGCGGTGTTTCCGATGTTGTGGTCGGCGCGGCTGCGCTGATGGCAGACTACAGCGGCTATGGAAAGGCGGGCCATGTTAAGGAAAAGATCAACGAGATGATTCACCTGACTGAAACCCTCTATGCCTGCTCCCTTGCGTGCTCCTGCGAAGGAAAGCCCACGGAATCCGGCGCTTATTTTGTAGACCCGCTGCTGGCCAATGTCGGTAAACACAATGTGACACAATTGATTTACGACATCGACCGTTTGGCACAGGATATTGGCGGTGGTATAATTGCTACAATGCCATCGGAATCTGATTTGCGGAATCCGGAAATCGGCAAATATGTGGATAAATACCTGAAAGGCGTGGCAGATGTGCCGACCGAGGACCGAATGCGCATCGGCCGCCTGATCGAAAATATGACCGGTGGTACGGCACTGGTGGAAAGCATGCACGGCGCAGGATCGCCCCAGGCTCAGAAGGTCATGTACTCCAAGCTTTCCAATCTGGAGCAAAAGAAGGAGTTCGCAGCGCACCTGGCAGGAATCCACTCTGATAAAAGTGAGGAAGAATAA
- a CDS encoding pyridoxal phosphate-dependent aminotransferase, with product MSNEINTYFSQVANEYPASGIRKMFEIAAQYDPKEIVNLTVGEPNFDTPQNVKDAAKKAIDDGFTHYNPNAGMPALREAVAESYAHYNCGYQADNVIITVGALEALTLGLLTIVNPGDEVLVPDPCFPNYLGQIMITKAKPVTVPVYEENDYKIQAEDIEKAITPKTRAIILNSPSNPLGSILEEEDVRAIARVVEKYNLYVFSDEVYDKIIYDGHKHFSMAQIPELTDQVMVMNSFSKAYAMTGWRIGYLLADSALTKRMAQIQEGMVSCVSTFTQVAAIEALKGPQTEVQQMIADYTRRREILIDGLNAIPGFSVKKSPGSFYAFANIKAFGKTSQAFAEDLVREAKVITVPGSAFGSMGEGYMRFVFANSDENLKEALQRIDAYVKKNY from the coding sequence ATGAGCAACGAGATCAATACTTATTTTTCGCAGGTAGCGAATGAATACCCGGCTTCGGGAATCCGGAAAATGTTTGAGATAGCAGCACAGTATGACCCAAAGGAAATTGTGAATTTAACCGTTGGTGAGCCGAATTTTGATACGCCGCAGAATGTAAAGGACGCGGCAAAGAAAGCCATCGACGATGGATTTACCCACTACAACCCAAATGCGGGAATGCCAGCGCTGCGTGAGGCTGTAGCCGAAAGCTATGCCCATTACAACTGCGGTTACCAGGCAGATAATGTCATCATTACCGTCGGTGCTTTAGAGGCGCTGACTCTGGGACTTTTAACCATTGTTAACCCCGGAGATGAGGTGCTCGTGCCTGACCCGTGTTTCCCCAACTACCTGGGCCAGATTATGATTACCAAGGCAAAGCCGGTAACCGTCCCTGTTTATGAAGAAAACGACTATAAAATTCAGGCAGAAGATATTGAGAAGGCCATAACCCCCAAAACCAGGGCGATTATTCTCAATTCCCCCAGCAACCCTCTTGGTTCCATACTGGAAGAAGAGGACGTGAGAGCAATCGCCAGGGTTGTTGAAAAATACAATCTGTATGTTTTCTCAGATGAAGTCTATGACAAAATCATTTACGATGGGCACAAGCACTTTAGTATGGCGCAGATACCAGAGCTGACAGATCAGGTTATGGTCATGAACAGTTTTTCAAAAGCCTATGCCATGACAGGATGGCGCATTGGCTATCTGCTGGCAGACAGCGCGCTGACAAAAAGAATGGCCCAGATCCAGGAAGGGATGGTGTCCTGCGTGTCCACCTTTACACAGGTGGCTGCCATCGAAGCGCTGAAGGGTCCCCAAACCGAAGTGCAGCAGATGATCGCAGATTATACCAGACGCCGTGAGATTTTAATTGACGGCCTCAACGCGATTCCAGGCTTTAGTGTAAAAAAATCTCCAGGCAGCTTCTACGCATTTGCCAACATTAAAGCCTTTGGAAAAACATCACAGGCCTTTGCCGAAGACCTGGTCCGCGAGGCGAAGGTCATCACCGTGCCGGGTTCTGCTTTCGGCAGCATGGGTGAAGGCTACATGCGCTTTGTCTTTGCGAATTCAGACGAAAATCTGAAGGAAGCCCTTCAGCGAATTGACGCATACGTTAAGAAAAACTATTAA
- a CDS encoding thiamine pyrophosphate-dependent enzyme: MALNAKTIPNEELFYGHKACGGCGGALAIRLALKVLGERSIAVIPPNCMSTVAFVYPHMPLFVNGIIPPFAATAAVMSGVLAGAKALGLEDYHVVGFAGDGGTSDIGLQALSGAIDRNDKEIFICYDNEAYMNTGIQKSGLTPYGAKTTNTPAGKNIHGAARPKKKIFEIIAAHEIPYAATASVGYPEDYLRKLEKAKNCDGPSFIHVLAPCPTGWQTPTDISIELAKEAVDNGLWYLAEYENKEFTLNRNPKEFADISDYLSKQGRFSHLDENDIALIAEGRDETWEKIRRDWVK; the protein is encoded by the coding sequence ATGGCGCTTAATGCAAAAACAATCCCAAATGAAGAACTGTTTTATGGTCATAAGGCCTGCGGTGGCTGCGGCGGAGCTCTTGCGATTCGTCTGGCCCTTAAGGTGCTGGGAGAACGAAGCATTGCGGTTATCCCGCCGAACTGTATGTCAACGGTTGCTTTCGTATATCCGCATATGCCATTGTTTGTCAATGGGATTATACCTCCCTTTGCCGCAACTGCGGCAGTGATGTCCGGTGTTTTGGCGGGAGCCAAAGCCCTGGGGCTTGAGGACTACCATGTCGTTGGCTTTGCCGGAGACGGAGGCACCTCCGATATTGGCCTGCAGGCTCTGTCGGGAGCTATTGACCGTAACGATAAGGAAATTTTTATCTGCTACGACAATGAAGCTTACATGAACACCGGAATTCAGAAAAGTGGCTTAACGCCCTATGGGGCAAAGACCACAAACACGCCGGCAGGAAAAAATATTCATGGCGCGGCGCGGCCAAAGAAAAAAATCTTTGAGATCATTGCAGCTCATGAAATCCCATATGCGGCTACTGCCAGTGTCGGCTATCCGGAAGATTATCTGAGAAAGCTGGAAAAAGCCAAAAACTGTGACGGGCCATCCTTTATCCACGTATTGGCTCCCTGCCCGACAGGCTGGCAGACACCCACGGATATTTCAATCGAGCTGGCAAAAGAAGCCGTCGATAACGGCCTGTGGTATCTGGCAGAATATGAAAACAAGGAATTTACCCTGAACCGCAATCCTAAAGAGTTTGCCGATATTTCGGATTATCTCTCAAAACAGGGCCGGTTTTCACATCTTGATGAAAATGACATTGCGCTTATCGCAGAAGGCAGAGATGAAACCTGGGAAAAAATACGAAGAGATTGGGTAAAATAG
- a CDS encoding glutamate mutase L, which yields MEYRILFDFGSTFTKAAVICKEEKAVVFTTRHPSTVKEDARIAMEACLSDIRRAIGENAADSAEKYASSSAAGGLRIVVVGLTYNLSISAGRNAAFGAGAKIIHVTSGALTKEEIEKIEALPAEMILLCGGYENGNQTIIRHNAEMIAQSQISCPVIYGGNSQIAQEIRAKLLQNKKECFQAPNIIPQVGVLDIDVAEEIIRHLFMNRIVDMKGLGDIIKLVDGPIVPTPAAVLDAGLLLSQGTTGHDGLGELMLVDIGGATTDIHSYAEHTSYEGARLVGADEPYARRTVEGDLGMRESSDVLVRELGMEFFANEIGVSGEVLEKSISNRVHNTKFLPDTSLEKRIDQIIAESAAYLAARRHAGVIEHKSSNYCRRMQHGKNLTHVQTIIGTGGPIINSENPEAILKHVLRREKGEKDALLPLTGDFVVDRNYILYAVGLLSYVDKNLAFAVGMNSIIKK from the coding sequence ATGGAGTATCGTATTTTATTTGATTTTGGAAGTACCTTTACGAAGGCGGCGGTGATCTGCAAAGAAGAAAAGGCAGTGGTTTTTACCACCCGCCATCCGTCAACGGTGAAGGAAGACGCGCGGATTGCCATGGAAGCGTGCCTTTCGGATATCCGCAGAGCCATCGGCGAGAACGCGGCGGACAGCGCTGAGAAATATGCTTCCAGCAGCGCAGCCGGCGGACTCCGGATTGTGGTGGTTGGATTGACTTATAACCTGAGCATTTCTGCGGGGAGAAATGCGGCCTTTGGTGCAGGCGCTAAGATTATTCACGTCACAAGCGGCGCTCTGACAAAGGAAGAAATTGAAAAAATAGAAGCGCTGCCAGCTGAGATGATTCTGCTGTGCGGAGGCTATGAAAATGGCAACCAGACGATTATCAGGCACAATGCGGAAATGATTGCCCAGAGCCAGATTAGCTGTCCGGTTATCTATGGCGGGAACAGTCAGATTGCGCAGGAGATTCGCGCGAAGCTGCTGCAAAATAAAAAGGAATGTTTTCAGGCGCCCAATATTATTCCTCAGGTCGGGGTTTTGGATATTGATGTGGCCGAAGAGATTATCCGCCATCTGTTTATGAACCGTATTGTAGATATGAAGGGACTCGGCGATATTATCAAGCTGGTTGACGGCCCCATTGTTCCGACACCGGCAGCGGTTTTGGACGCAGGCCTTCTGCTGTCTCAGGGGACCACGGGGCATGACGGCCTTGGCGAGTTAATGCTTGTGGATATCGGAGGCGCGACAACGGACATACATTCCTACGCGGAGCATACCTCCTATGAGGGGGCAAGGCTTGTAGGCGCAGACGAGCCTTATGCCAGAAGGACCGTTGAGGGCGACCTGGGAATGCGCGAGTCGTCCGATGTGCTGGTGCGTGAGCTGGGAATGGAATTTTTCGCAAATGAAATAGGAGTATCGGGGGAGGTGCTTGAAAAGTCCATATCGAACAGAGTGCACAATACTAAATTTCTGCCGGACACTTCCCTTGAAAAACGCATTGACCAGATCATTGCTGAGAGCGCTGCATACCTGGCGGCCAGACGGCACGCGGGCGTCATTGAGCATAAAAGCAGCAATTACTGCCGCAGAATGCAGCATGGAAAAAATTTAACTCATGTGCAGACCATTATCGGAACAGGCGGTCCGATTATTAACAGTGAAAATCCTGAAGCTATCCTGAAGCATGTTCTCAGGAGGGAAAAGGGAGAGAAGGACGCGCTGCTTCCTTTGACAGGTGATTTTGTGGTGGACCGGAATTATATTCTATATGCAGTGGGTCTGCTGAGCTATGTTGATAAAAATTTGGCGTTTGCTGTTGGAATGAACAGTATTATAAAAAAATAA